GGCCGACCGCGCTCATCAATCCGGTTTCCGGCGGGTCGGTTTGCTGGGGACACGATTCACGATGCAGGCGACGTTCTACCCTGACGTATTTGCAAGGAAGCAGATGCAGATCCACGTGCCCGATGAGAACGATCAGGCTTACATCCACGAAAGATATTTCAAGGAACTGGTGAACGGAGTTTTTCTCGACGAGACTCGTCAAGCGCTTACCGAGATGATCGTGCGAATGAAGAATCGGGATGGCATACAGGCGGTGATTCTGGGAGGCACTGAGCTACCGTTGCTTCTGCGTGGAGGCGAAGCTGGCGGTGTTCCACTGCTAGACACTACGCAGATTCACGTCGAGGCCGCGCTTGAGCGCTTGAGCTCGTAAGTGTGGTTCGAGAGACTCCGCGCGACGTTGGCTTCGGGGCTGTAGATCAGCACTTCTGGGCTCATCTGCGGCATAGCAGACCATGAATCCCCCACCCAAGCACAATCACAGTGGTGCATGTCCAAAATCCGATGGCGCTTGTACCGTCTAAGTGGTGGCAGAGCAAGGGGAAGTCTGACGGCAACCCGGAAGATACTGACCGATGGTCAGCTTCGCGCACAAGGAGGCAGCAAGGAATGCCGTGAGGTTCTTCTATCTACGGCGCCACATAGAGCACAGCGGAAGATTGCCTGGTGCAAACACCTGCAATCCAGCGCAAACGGCGCCACGTTCCACGAAAGGAACCCGATTCCGGTTCTTCTTGAAGCAGTGAGCCGGATGTGATACCAAGTACGGACCCCGAAGTTCCTTAACTCAGAGCACTTTACAATTCCTCAACCCCCTGAGGGAGAGGCTGGTTCCGTGATCGTCCGGAGACTTTCGTGTGGCCCACTGGCGGCGGTGGTGTGTCTAACCA
This genomic window from Terriglobales bacterium contains:
- a CDS encoding amino acid racemase, whose amino-acid sequence is MKSIGLIGGLGPESTVDYYRSLIETHRSRYPDADPPSIIINSVNMQHVLRCVRGERLHDLAAFLVSELQKLAVAGADFALLTANTPHIVFDEVERASPLPLISIVQATADRAHQSGFRRVGLLGTRFTMQATFYPDVFARKQMQIHVPDENDQAYIHERYFKELVNGVFLDETRQALTEMIVRMKNRDGIQAVILGGTELPLLLRGGEAGGVPLLDTTQIHVEAALERLSS